The following coding sequences are from one Leptospira mayottensis 200901116 window:
- a CDS encoding RNA polymerase sigma factor — translation MKLNQDHDFSLFYQNYKDSIYKIIRFLSSDPEEVEDIAQEVFLNLYKAFPNFSPEKGSFYAWAATIAKNTYYTYRKKRKKDLLIEREGAFVESFPVKDDFIQIIETRIVEDELREVISSLPEPEKSIILLKEINNYTLEKTSQALNISSRTVSRKLLKALDLLRVELERKKVVL, via the coding sequence ATGAAATTAAATCAAGATCACGATTTTTCTTTATTTTATCAAAACTACAAGGACTCGATTTACAAGATAATCCGGTTTCTTTCCTCCGATCCCGAAGAAGTGGAAGATATCGCTCAGGAAGTTTTTTTGAATCTCTATAAAGCATTTCCGAATTTTTCACCGGAAAAAGGAAGTTTTTACGCATGGGCGGCTACGATCGCAAAAAATACTTACTATACCTATCGAAAAAAGAGAAAGAAGGATTTGTTAATAGAAAGAGAGGGCGCTTTTGTAGAATCGTTTCCAGTGAAAGACGATTTTATTCAGATAATAGAAACGCGAATCGTGGAGGATGAATTGAGAGAAGTTATTTCTTCTTTACCAGAACCAGAAAAAAGTATCATCTTATTGAAAGAGATCAACAATTATACTTTAGAAAAAACATCACAAGCGTTGAACATATCTTCGAGAACCGTAAGTAGGAAACTATTAAAAGCATTGGATCTACTTAGAGTAGAATTAGAAAGAAAAAAAGTGGTATTGTAA